The Maniola jurtina chromosome 1, ilManJurt1.1, whole genome shotgun sequence genome has a window encoding:
- the LOC123865231 gene encoding protein crossbronx homolog: protein MNEETNLNFKKMKEGGYSIFHQEYIIMAEYRMLQTENLPGIYVIPSHDNSFLWYGVIFIRSGLYTGGVFRFTLNLPEKFPDDTVPTVKFTSQIFHPAIDPITGILSLNEVFSHWDRKQNHVWQILKYLHWIFTNLNMKVPVNNEASALFKTNRKLFIDKVKECVASSIEHVYDVPPIEDKHYITFQHYDPNIHDTAKNVMLKPPGANESSHGISWVQSGSYQSFSKEDTT, encoded by the exons aTGAATGAGGAAACCAACctcaactttaaaaaaatgaaagaagGGGGATACTCTATATTTCATCAAGAGTACATAATTATGGCAGAGTA tcGTATGCTGCAAACAGAAAATCTGCCTGGGATTTATGTGATACCTTCACATGATAACTCATTTT TGTGGTATGGAGTTATATTCATAAGATCTGGTCTATACACTGGTGGTGTATTTAGATTCACCTTAAACTTACCTGAAAAATTCCCAGATGATACAGTTCCT ACTGTAAAATTTACATCACAAATATTTCATCCAGCGATAGATCCAATAACAGGCATTCTCAGCCTGAACGAAGTTTTCTCACACTGGGACAGGAAACAAAATCATGTGTggcaaatattgaaatatttacattGGATATTTACAAATCTAAACATGAAAGTTCCAGTTAACAATGAGGCTTCTGCATT ATTTAAGACAAACAGAAAACTATTTATAGATAAGGTAAAAGAATGTGTAGCATCTAGTATAGAACATGTGTATGATGTTCCACCCATTGAAGATAAGCATTATATAACATTTCAACATTATGATCCTAACATTCATGATACAGCTAAGAATGTCATGTTGAAACCGCCAGGTGCAAATGAAAGTTCTCATGGAATATCATGGGTGCAGTCAGGATCTTATCAGTCTTTCTCAAAGGAAGACactacataa
- the LOC123869323 gene encoding UPF0598 protein CG30010, whose translation MNKVHRQLRISAKYLNLQKRLIKYVQGQEPEPKIREYFYFIDHQGMLFLDDSKMKNFTSCFKEKKFLEFFFKRIRLNKTGRYQEEFPFISLCGRERNYIRCDDVPIVYTHIVPKGNPEVDFLTFGYAGELLLAQFQPEKVYMLPETGRVYHPAEDKYGGVGLVRSKLAIEISKNFTFENGESHPPTHFHWKTKNYQLDQLWFPEMIRTHNIKIKSDPDL comes from the exons ATGAACAAAGTTCACAGACAGTTACGGATTTCTGCAAAGTATTTAAATTTGCAAAAGCGACTGATTAAATATGTACAGGGTCAAGAGCCTGAACCAAAAATtagagaatatttttattttattgatcaTCAAGGAATG TTATTTTTAGATGATTCAAAAATGAAGAACTTTACTTCatgttttaaagaaaaaaagtttttggaatTCTTTTTCAAAAGAATTCGATTAAATAAAACAGGGAGATATCAGGAAGAATTTCCTTTTATATCTTTATGTGGAAGAGAAAGAAATTATATTAGATGTGATGATGTTCCTATTGTGTATACGCACATTGTACCTAAAGGAAACCCTGAAGTGGATTTTTTAACCTTTGGATATGCAGGTGAATTACTCCTCGCCCAGTTTCAACCTGAGAAAGTTTACATGCTACCAGAAACCGGTAGAGTTTACCATCCCGCTGAGGATAAATATGGTGGTGTAGGACTGGTCAGATCTAAACTTGCTAttgaaataagtaaaaattttaCCTTTGAAAATGGGGAATCACATCCACCAACTCACTTTCATTGGAAGACAAAAAATTATCAGTTAGATCAGCTATGGTTTCCAGAGATGATTCGCACacacaatattaaaattaaatcagaCCCTGATTTATGA
- the LOC123869141 gene encoding protein big brother-like, translated as MHAMSDPAALAGMLPFDSIGLYEQPKPRFIFKMPRVVPDQKAKFESDDLFKRLSRESEVRYTGYRDRPPEERQMRFTSGCREGHTEIAFTGTGTNLQLVFDHSPYNNRGCDFQKESGKAHIVSRFIMNGVCVRWRGWIDLERLDGAGCLELDEERAAIEDAALRDQIERYNQRLRDFEDKQRAYREHGEELRAHSQVHAQRCHQARQPPHPAHPAHPHATHPVHIKPHSQGALIS; from the exons ATGCATGCCATGAGTGATCCAGCTGCCTTGGCAGGGATGTTACCATTCGATTCTATCGGATTGTACGAGCAGCCGAAACCACGGTTCATCTTCAAAATGCCGCGTGTTGTTCCTGATCAGAAAGCGAAATTCGAGTCTGATGATTTGTTCAAAAGACTGAGCCGAGAAAGCGAG GTGAGGTACACGGGGTACCGCGACCGGCCGCCCGAGGAGCGCCAGATGCGCTTCACGAGCGGCTGTCGCGAGGGCCACACGGAGATCGCCTTCACCGGCACCGGCACCAACCTGCAGCTCGTGTTCGACCACTCGCCTTACAACAACCGAGGCTGCGACTTTCAGAAGGAATCTGGAAAG GCCCATATTGTGTCCCGATTTATCATGAACGGTGTCTGCGTGCGGTGGCGAGGCTGGATCGACTTGGAGCGTCTGGACGGAGCCGGTTGCTTGGAGCTCGACGAGGAACGAGCTGCGATCGAGGACGCCGCGTTACGAGACCAAATAGAACGATACAACCAACGGTTGAGGGACTTTGAGGATAAGCAGCGTGCGTATCGAGAGCACGGCGAGGAGCTGCGGGCTCACTCGCAAGTCCACGCGCAGCGCTGCCACCAAGCGCGCCAGCCGCCGCACCCCGCTCACCCGGCGCACCCGCACGCGACGCATCCTGTCCACATAAAGCCTCACTCCCAAGGCGCTCTTATTTCGTAA